In Chitinophaga sp. HK235, a single window of DNA contains:
- a CDS encoding FKBP-type peptidyl-prolyl cis-trans isomerase, whose amino-acid sequence MKRNNQLLVAALGLLIASCGTGVKKTPGGIEYIVHKSGSGAQLKLGDTALMNVTQRINDSILGESRKIVGAPIPVLISKPQNKYDLMEGLALLHEGDSATFVIPWDSLPANERPPFGKKGDKLKITFAVENKFSAASQKEKDEKAIKEYMEKNKINATKNPDGVYIAVTQEGTGSTPNPGDTVVVHYTGKLTSGKVFDSSLDSTLRPGMPLEPIKFPIGRGFVIKGWDSGLSGLKKGSKATLLIPSTLAYGLQGSPPAIPGNSILVFDVQLVDIKPGAPEPTAPVAATPAPAPAKKK is encoded by the coding sequence ATGAAAAGAAACAATCAGTTATTAGTTGCAGCGTTAGGCTTATTGATAGCCAGCTGCGGAACAGGTGTTAAAAAAACACCAGGCGGTATTGAATATATCGTTCACAAATCCGGCAGCGGAGCACAACTGAAGCTGGGAGATACCGCCCTGATGAATGTGACTCAGCGCATTAACGACTCTATCCTGGGTGAATCCCGTAAAATCGTGGGAGCTCCTATTCCCGTGCTGATCTCCAAACCACAGAATAAGTACGACCTGATGGAAGGCCTCGCCCTCCTGCACGAAGGTGACAGTGCTACTTTTGTAATTCCCTGGGATTCATTACCGGCTAACGAGCGTCCTCCATTCGGTAAAAAAGGCGACAAACTGAAAATCACTTTCGCGGTTGAAAATAAATTCTCTGCTGCAAGCCAGAAAGAGAAAGATGAGAAAGCGATCAAGGAATACATGGAGAAAAACAAAATCAACGCTACTAAAAACCCTGATGGTGTATACATCGCTGTTACCCAGGAAGGTACCGGCAGCACACCTAACCCAGGTGACACCGTAGTAGTACACTATACTGGTAAACTGACTTCCGGTAAAGTATTTGACTCCAGCCTGGATTCTACGCTGCGTCCTGGTATGCCTTTAGAGCCTATCAAATTCCCGATTGGCCGCGGTTTCGTAATCAAAGGCTGGGATTCCGGTCTGAGCGGACTGAAAAAAGGTTCCAAAGCAACACTGCTGATTCCTTCTACACTGGCTTACGGTTTACAAGGTAGCCCTCCGGCAATTCCTGGTAACTCCATCCTGGTGTTCGACGTTCAGCTGGTTGATATCAAACCTGGTGCACCCGAACCAACAGCTCCGGTAGCAGCTACTCCTGCTCCAGCTCCTGCTAAGAAGAAATAA
- the cdaA gene encoding diadenylate cyclase CdaA, with amino-acid sequence MKEVIQLYGYEFRWLNVLDLLIVVFLIIQLYRLLKGSLAFNIFVGLLMVYAVFFLVRALQMPILTSILQNFINVGIIAIIIIFQPEIRKFLLVLGKKTPLSKDSFLTKLFLPDKFKSYKDEENIINEVIVAVSHMQATYTGALIVIATTYRLKFDTASSIPIDGNVSSKLIESIFEKHSPLHDGALIIVGNKILAAKVILPVSENPNLPTRVGLRHRSAVGITEHSDNLAIIVSEERGTISYAQDGNLETDVSLEDLKVKLYEVLIDGYA; translated from the coding sequence ATGAAGGAAGTAATACAATTATATGGATATGAGTTTCGCTGGCTGAACGTATTGGACCTGCTGATAGTCGTTTTTTTAATTATTCAACTGTATCGTTTATTAAAAGGTAGCCTGGCCTTCAATATTTTTGTAGGGCTTCTGATGGTATATGCCGTTTTTTTTCTGGTCAGGGCTCTGCAGATGCCTATTCTCACCAGCATCCTCCAGAACTTCATCAATGTGGGCATCATCGCCATCATCATTATCTTTCAGCCGGAGATCCGCAAGTTCCTGCTAGTGCTTGGCAAGAAGACCCCTTTGAGCAAAGACAGCTTTCTGACTAAACTCTTCCTGCCCGACAAATTTAAAAGCTACAAAGACGAAGAAAATATTATTAATGAGGTGATTGTAGCAGTGAGCCATATGCAGGCCACCTATACCGGTGCGCTGATCGTAATTGCCACCACCTACCGTCTGAAATTTGACACCGCCTCCAGCATTCCCATCGACGGCAACGTTAGTTCCAAACTGATAGAAAGTATATTCGAAAAACACAGTCCCCTGCACGACGGTGCTCTGATCATTGTAGGCAACAAAATCCTGGCGGCTAAAGTAATCCTGCCTGTTTCGGAAAATCCCAATCTGCCTACAAGGGTAGGTTTGCGCCACCGCTCTGCAGTAGGCATCACCGAGCACAGTGACAACCTGGCCATCATCGTTTCTGAAGAAAGAGGTACTATTTCCTACGCGCAGGACGGCAATCTGGAGACCGACGTTTCACTGGAAGACCTTAAAGTAAAACTGTATGAAGTGTTGATTGATGGTTATGCATGA
- a CDS encoding pyruvate carboxylase — MSTPSFRKISKLLVANRGEIAVRVLRAAAELRIRTIAVFTYEDRYSLHRYKADEAYQIGRDDEPLKPYLDIEGLINLAKTQHVDAIHPGYGFLSENVHFARRCQEEGIIFVGPSPEIMARLGDKVAAKALAREAEVPLIEDSRLPLEDVATALQEARRIGFPVMLKAAAGGGGRGMRMVPGEAALERAFLEASSEAAKAFGDDTIFIEKFIEEPKHIEVQLMGDHYGNIIHLYERDCSVQRRFQKVVEIAPSPNLPQHTRDKLYEYALRLAHRVDFNNVGTVEFLVDKAHHIYFIEVNPRIQVEHTVTEEVTGIDIVRSQILIAQGHRLSDPEIFLRGQDDVQLNGFAIQCRITTEDPENNFTPDYGTVIAYRNAGGFGIRLDEGSTYSGVKISPFFDSMLVKVTAWGRTLSGAAGRLHRTLREFRIRGVKTNIRFLENVITNDVFRKGNCTVAFIDQHPELFKLSQIRDRGTKTLMYLANVTVNGHPDIKGRPESRTFRTPVIPSYEPLKPYPAGMKNRLEEMGREAFVHWLRQETPVYYTDTTFRDAHQSLLATRVRTRDMLAVAESYAKNNPEIFSMEVWGGATFDVAMRFLHECPWRRLQLLRKAMPNILLQMLFRGSNAVGYSAYPENLIAAFIEKAAENGIDIFRIFDSLNWVEAMAPSIRFVRERTNAIAQAAISYTGDVLRPANNKYTLQYYTDLARKLEDAGAHMLAVKDMAGLLKPEAATVLIGTLRNAVQLPVVLHTHDTAGVQAATYLKAIEAGVSVVDTAIASLSGLTSQPNLNSMAAVMDSHARGSRMNLASLNEHSNYWEDVREYYYPFESDMKAGTAQIYENEIPGGQYSNLRQQAESLGLGDKLEEIKQNYAAVNQLFGDIVKVTPSSKVVGDMALFMTSNQLTAEDVLDETRNLAFPASVKGFFRGELGVPYGGFPPKLQQIVLRGEQPLAGRPNEHLAPVDFEADFGAFREKYPHAEFLDYLSYHMFPKVFDEYYQHAMVFGNVEAIPTPAFFYGLKQGEEILITLSKGKTIIVKLLYVLPADEHGMRTVVFELNGYARKIQVRDHSVKSVVVENKKVTDPAVEIGAPLPGKLSKVLVHSGDVITPNMPLFIIEAMKMETTVTATREGKVKGVRLGEGSMVQQDDLVIEIEK, encoded by the coding sequence ATGTCTACCCCATCCTTCAGAAAAATATCCAAATTGCTGGTGGCCAACCGTGGCGAAATCGCGGTACGTGTACTCAGGGCCGCCGCAGAACTGCGTATCAGAACGATCGCTGTTTTTACTTATGAAGACAGATATTCCCTCCATCGTTATAAGGCCGACGAGGCTTATCAGATAGGACGTGATGACGAGCCGCTGAAGCCCTATCTCGATATTGAAGGGCTTATCAACCTGGCTAAAACCCAGCACGTGGATGCTATTCATCCCGGTTATGGTTTCCTGAGTGAGAATGTACACTTTGCCCGTCGCTGCCAGGAAGAGGGTATTATTTTCGTAGGTCCGTCACCGGAGATCATGGCCCGGCTGGGAGACAAGGTAGCTGCCAAAGCCCTGGCCCGTGAAGCGGAAGTGCCGCTGATAGAGGACAGCAGGCTGCCGCTGGAAGATGTGGCCACTGCTTTGCAGGAGGCACGTCGTATAGGCTTCCCGGTGATGCTGAAAGCGGCGGCCGGCGGCGGTGGACGGGGGATGCGGATGGTGCCCGGGGAAGCCGCCCTGGAAAGGGCTTTCCTGGAAGCCAGCAGCGAGGCGGCCAAGGCTTTCGGAGATGATACCATCTTCATAGAAAAATTCATAGAAGAACCCAAACATATAGAGGTGCAGCTGATGGGAGACCATTATGGTAACATCATACATCTCTATGAGCGGGACTGCTCCGTTCAGCGCCGTTTCCAGAAAGTGGTGGAAATAGCACCCTCCCCCAATCTGCCCCAGCATACCCGTGATAAGTTATATGAATACGCCCTTCGTCTGGCACACCGGGTGGATTTTAATAATGTGGGCACAGTAGAGTTTCTGGTGGACAAGGCTCACCACATCTATTTTATAGAAGTGAACCCACGTATACAGGTAGAACATACCGTAACCGAAGAAGTGACCGGGATCGACATTGTTCGTTCCCAGATACTGATAGCGCAGGGACACCGGCTATCGGATCCGGAAATATTCCTCCGGGGTCAGGATGATGTACAACTCAACGGATTTGCCATTCAGTGCCGTATCACCACCGAAGACCCGGAGAATAATTTTACACCTGACTATGGCACCGTCATCGCCTACCGCAATGCCGGTGGCTTCGGGATACGGCTGGATGAGGGCAGCACCTATTCAGGAGTGAAGATCTCGCCGTTTTTTGATTCCATGCTGGTAAAGGTGACCGCCTGGGGTCGAACATTATCGGGCGCTGCAGGCAGGCTGCACCGCACTTTACGGGAATTCCGTATCAGAGGGGTGAAGACCAATATCCGCTTCCTGGAAAACGTGATCACCAATGATGTTTTCCGGAAGGGGAATTGTACCGTGGCTTTTATAGACCAGCATCCGGAGCTGTTTAAACTATCACAGATACGGGACCGGGGTACCAAAACACTGATGTACCTGGCCAATGTAACGGTAAATGGTCATCCCGATATAAAGGGCCGGCCAGAGAGCAGGACCTTCCGTACACCGGTCATTCCTTCCTATGAACCACTGAAGCCCTATCCGGCCGGTATGAAAAACCGCCTAGAGGAAATGGGGCGGGAGGCTTTCGTACATTGGCTGCGACAGGAAACACCGGTCTATTATACAGACACCACCTTCCGTGACGCGCACCAGAGTTTGCTGGCCACAAGGGTGCGTACCAGGGATATGCTGGCCGTAGCAGAGAGTTATGCCAAAAACAATCCGGAGATATTTTCCATGGAGGTTTGGGGTGGGGCCACCTTCGATGTGGCCATGCGTTTTCTGCATGAATGCCCCTGGCGGCGACTGCAGCTGTTACGTAAAGCGATGCCTAACATCCTGTTACAGATGTTGTTCCGGGGATCTAACGCTGTCGGCTACTCGGCGTATCCCGAAAACCTGATAGCGGCTTTTATAGAAAAGGCCGCAGAGAACGGGATCGATATATTCCGCATCTTCGATTCCCTGAACTGGGTGGAAGCGATGGCGCCCAGCATCCGGTTTGTACGGGAACGCACCAACGCTATAGCCCAGGCGGCCATCAGTTATACTGGTGATGTATTGAGGCCGGCCAATAATAAATATACGTTGCAGTACTATACAGACCTGGCCCGGAAACTGGAAGACGCCGGTGCGCATATGCTGGCTGTCAAGGATATGGCTGGCCTGCTGAAACCTGAGGCGGCCACGGTATTGATCGGAACACTCCGTAACGCTGTGCAGCTGCCGGTAGTATTGCATACACATGATACGGCCGGAGTACAGGCGGCTACTTATCTTAAAGCTATAGAAGCGGGCGTGAGTGTGGTGGATACTGCCATTGCCTCCCTTAGTGGTCTCACTTCCCAACCCAATCTTAATTCCATGGCGGCTGTGATGGATAGTCATGCCCGCGGTAGCCGGATGAATCTGGCTTCCCTGAATGAGCATAGTAATTACTGGGAGGATGTGAGGGAATATTATTATCCTTTTGAGTCAGACATGAAAGCCGGTACGGCACAGATCTATGAGAATGAAATCCCTGGTGGGCAGTATTCCAATCTGCGCCAGCAGGCGGAGTCGTTGGGGCTGGGAGACAAGCTGGAGGAAATCAAACAGAACTATGCTGCTGTAAACCAGCTCTTTGGCGACATCGTCAAGGTGACCCCCAGTTCCAAGGTGGTAGGTGATATGGCCTTGTTTATGACCAGCAACCAGCTGACTGCGGAAGATGTATTGGATGAAACCCGTAACCTGGCGTTTCCGGCGTCGGTAAAAGGCTTTTTCCGGGGAGAGCTGGGTGTGCCATATGGTGGGTTCCCGCCAAAACTACAGCAGATAGTATTGAGAGGGGAACAACCTTTGGCCGGCAGGCCTAATGAGCACCTGGCCCCGGTGGATTTTGAGGCGGACTTTGGTGCTTTCCGGGAAAAGTATCCGCATGCGGAATTTCTGGACTACCTGAGTTATCATATGTTCCCCAAGGTGTTTGATGAGTACTATCAGCATGCGATGGTGTTTGGTAATGTAGAGGCGATCCCTACGCCTGCTTTTTTCTACGGACTGAAACAGGGAGAAGAAATCCTTATTACACTTAGTAAGGGGAAGACGATTATTGTCAAGCTGTTGTATGTATTACCAGCAGATGAGCATGGTATGCGTACGGTGGTGTTCGAGCTGAATGGGTATGCACGTAAGATACAGGTAAGGGATCATTCGGTAAAAAGTGTGGTGGTGGAGAATAAAAAGGTAACCGACCCGGCGGTGGAAATAGGAGCACCTTTGCCGGGAAAATTGTCGAAGGTATTGGTGCATTCAGGAGACGTGATTACACCTAATATGCCATTGTTTATAATTGAAGCAATGAAGATGGAAACAACGGTAACGGCTACTCGTGAAGGAAAGGTGAAAGGGGTGCGGTTAGGGGAGGGAAGTATGGTACAACAGGATGATTTGGTGATTGAAATTGAAAAATAG
- a CDS encoding thiol-disulfide oxidoreductase DCC family protein yields MDIILFDGVCNFCDASINFVIRHDRQGRFRFAPLQSETAAALGTSLHFDTSRLETFVLVQNGKVYTKSTAALRVARQLPFPWRGMYAFIIIPRFIRDAVYSLIARNRYRWFGKKDSCMIPTPEIRSRFLQ; encoded by the coding sequence ATGGACATTATCTTATTTGACGGGGTTTGTAATTTCTGTGATGCCAGCATCAATTTTGTGATCCGTCACGACCGGCAAGGACGCTTTCGCTTTGCCCCCTTACAATCAGAAACTGCCGCGGCATTAGGTACGTCCCTCCATTTCGATACCAGCCGGCTGGAGACGTTTGTACTGGTACAAAACGGAAAAGTATATACGAAAAGTACGGCAGCCCTCCGGGTAGCCCGGCAACTCCCCTTTCCCTGGAGAGGGATGTATGCTTTTATTATAATACCCCGCTTTATCCGCGATGCTGTTTATTCCCTTATTGCGCGTAACCGTTACCGTTGGTTCGGGAAAAAAGACAGTTGTATGATACCTACGCCGGAGATCAGGAGCAGGTTTCTGCAATAA
- a CDS encoding nucleoside-diphosphate kinase translates to MSNRTFTMIKPDAVANGHIGGILNMINAAGFRIVAMKMTHLSSAKAGEFYAVHKERPFYGELVEFMSSGHIVAAILEKENAVEDFRNLIGATNPANAEEGTIRKKYAESIGRNAVHGSDSNENALIEGDFFFSALEKF, encoded by the coding sequence ATGAGCAACAGAACATTTACAATGATTAAGCCTGACGCGGTAGCAAACGGGCATATTGGTGGCATCCTGAACATGATCAATGCCGCAGGTTTCCGTATCGTAGCCATGAAAATGACCCATCTGTCATCAGCGAAAGCAGGCGAATTCTACGCAGTACACAAAGAAAGACCTTTCTACGGTGAACTGGTTGAATTCATGAGCAGCGGGCACATTGTAGCAGCTATCCTGGAGAAAGAAAATGCAGTAGAAGATTTTCGTAACCTGATCGGAGCTACCAACCCTGCCAATGCAGAAGAAGGTACTATCCGTAAAAAATACGCTGAGTCTATCGGCCGTAACGCTGTTCACGGTTCCGACTCTAACGAAAATGCACTGATCGAAGGTGACTTCTTCTTCAGCGCCCTGGAAAAATTCTAA
- the xerD gene encoding site-specific tyrosine recombinase XerD has translation MWASFRKLFKGYMKLERSLSDNSIEAYLRDVEKLEQYLQAHGGEKLRPQDVTLADLQGCVQWVSKLGMTPASQARTISGIKAFYKFLLLEDMTQEDPTQLLEAPKLQRKLPDVLSFDEIEKIIAQIKLDTPEGHRNKAILETMYSCGLRVSEVINLQITQLHMDVGFIRVVGKGNKERMVPIGRDAMRHIDIYRRNIRINLPVKYGEEDTLFLNRRGGQLSRVMIFLVIKELTEMAGIQKNVSPHTFRHSFATHLVEGGADLRAVQQMLGHESISTTEIYTHIDREYLRDTLSRYHPRF, from the coding sequence ATGTGGGCATCATTCCGGAAACTGTTTAAAGGATATATGAAATTGGAGCGGTCTCTGTCAGACAATTCGATAGAGGCCTATTTAAGGGACGTTGAGAAACTGGAGCAGTACCTCCAGGCCCACGGTGGTGAAAAACTTCGTCCGCAGGATGTTACGCTGGCAGACCTGCAAGGCTGTGTACAGTGGGTCAGTAAACTAGGTATGACGCCGGCCTCGCAGGCCCGCACTATTTCGGGCATTAAGGCTTTTTATAAATTCCTGCTGCTGGAAGACATGACCCAGGAAGACCCCACCCAGCTGCTGGAAGCTCCCAAGCTGCAACGTAAACTACCGGATGTACTCAGTTTCGATGAAATCGAAAAAATCATCGCTCAGATAAAACTGGATACGCCGGAAGGGCACCGCAACAAGGCGATCCTGGAAACGATGTACAGCTGCGGCCTGCGCGTAAGCGAGGTCATTAATCTGCAGATCACGCAGTTGCATATGGACGTGGGATTTATCCGGGTGGTAGGTAAGGGTAACAAAGAACGGATGGTACCTATTGGCCGGGACGCCATGCGGCACATCGATATTTACCGTCGTAATATCCGTATAAACCTGCCCGTTAAGTACGGGGAAGAAGATACACTGTTCCTCAACCGCCGCGGCGGACAGCTTAGCCGGGTTATGATTTTCCTGGTCATTAAGGAGCTGACGGAGATGGCCGGCATCCAAAAAAATGTGTCTCCCCATACCTTCCGGCATTCTTTCGCCACACATCTGGTGGAAGGCGGGGCTGATCTCAGGGCGGTACAACAGATGCTGGGTCATGAAAGCATTTCCACCACAGAAATCTATACACATATCGATAGGGAGTACCTGCGGGATACCCTTTCCCGTTATCATCCCCGGTTTTAA
- a CDS encoding sensor histidine kinase, with protein MQTIDIIVIGTTVMLILGVIVILLVMFQQKQVIQHKLLIRDKDLQLQRERLIAVLQGQEQERKRIAEDLHDEVGAQLSVLKLNLGGLLPLLKTGNGEAERLKETKDFTDLIIQQLRFISQSLHPQALENLGLAHALDSFCNLMNKNKQVKINFEVAGNGQSVDKEKALNVYRVVQELINNILKHAQASEVTITYQTTPSLLTITVADDGNGQLLPSLESSKKKTGSLGLKNIESRLNIIGGDIQFTSGAPKGTVATIHVENYQVPAPNS; from the coding sequence ATGCAGACAATTGATATTATTGTAATTGGTACTACAGTAATGTTAATCCTTGGAGTCATCGTGATTCTGCTGGTGATGTTTCAGCAAAAACAGGTTATTCAACACAAATTGCTTATCAGAGATAAAGATCTTCAACTGCAAAGGGAAAGATTGATAGCAGTATTGCAAGGACAGGAACAGGAAAGAAAAAGAATTGCTGAAGACCTGCATGATGAAGTAGGTGCCCAACTATCTGTACTCAAGCTGAATCTGGGTGGCCTGTTGCCATTGCTCAAAACCGGCAATGGTGAGGCAGAACGGCTGAAAGAAACCAAAGACTTCACCGACCTTATAATACAACAACTCCGGTTCATCTCCCAGAGCCTGCATCCACAGGCCCTGGAAAATCTGGGACTGGCCCATGCACTGGACTCTTTCTGTAACCTGATGAACAAAAACAAACAGGTTAAAATCAACTTTGAAGTAGCTGGTAATGGGCAGTCGGTAGACAAAGAGAAAGCACTGAACGTTTACCGCGTTGTGCAGGAACTGATCAACAATATTCTTAAACATGCCCAGGCCTCGGAGGTAACCATTACCTACCAGACCACTCCTTCCCTGCTTACTATCACCGTTGCGGATGATGGAAATGGCCAGCTGCTGCCCTCTCTGGAAAGCAGTAAAAAGAAAACCGGTAGCCTGGGTCTCAAAAACATCGAAAGCCGGCTTAATATTATTGGCGGAGATATCCAATTCACTTCTGGTGCTCCGAAAGGTACTGTTGCTACCATCCATGTAGAAAATTATCAAGTGCCGGCACCGAATAGTTGA
- a CDS encoding response regulator transcription factor, which translates to MAHIKVAIADDHKIFRSGVINTLIPYENIRFVFEADDGLHLLEIMEQQQPDVILMDLKMPNMDGIEATIKVKEKYPNVKIIILTMYEDDNFIVHLVENGANAYLLKNADPEEIYEAICTTYEKGFYFNENVNLALLKKVLHKNKQQFKPTLKNEIQLNDREQEVLKLICNEYTTQEISEKIFLSPRTVEGIRQKLLEKLNVKNSVGLVLYAFRNGLIE; encoded by the coding sequence ATGGCGCACATCAAAGTGGCCATTGCGGATGATCACAAGATTTTCCGCAGTGGAGTGATCAACACGCTGATTCCGTATGAAAATATCCGCTTTGTCTTTGAGGCAGATGACGGCCTTCACCTGCTGGAGATCATGGAACAACAGCAGCCGGACGTTATCCTGATGGACCTGAAAATGCCCAATATGGATGGCATAGAAGCCACCATCAAAGTAAAGGAGAAATATCCCAACGTAAAGATTATTATCCTTACTATGTATGAAGACGACAACTTTATCGTTCATCTGGTAGAAAACGGCGCCAACGCCTATCTCCTGAAAAACGCTGATCCGGAAGAAATTTATGAAGCCATCTGCACTACCTATGAGAAAGGCTTTTATTTTAATGAAAACGTAAATCTGGCACTATTAAAGAAAGTTCTACACAAGAATAAACAACAATTCAAGCCTACGCTTAAAAATGAAATACAACTCAACGACCGGGAGCAGGAAGTGTTAAAGCTTATCTGTAACGAATACACGACACAGGAAATTTCCGAGAAGATATTCCTGAGCCCCCGTACCGTGGAAGGTATCCGGCAAAAACTGCTGGAAAAGCTGAATGTAAAAAACAGCGTAGGACTGGTGTTATATGCATTCCGTAATGGATTGATCGAATAA
- a CDS encoding bifunctional oligoribonuclease/PAP phosphatase NrnA translates to MKSIEEIKPLLENPKKVVVTMHQKPDADAMGSSLALYHYLVQKGHQVTVISPTNFPDFLKWMPGADSVIDFESSTDKALEALKGIELLFCLDFNALYRTKNLAPHLENLNCVKILIDHHLEPHPSFDYGVSDTSASSTAQLVYETIYKLGDERLINLNIAECIYAGTVTDTGSFRFASTTARVHRMVADLMDRGLKHELIHQEIYDNFLENRLRFLGHSLLNRMEVFYEYNTAMLAIPYSDLKRFDLQTGDTEGLVNFLLSIQGIKMAALIIDRNSEVKLSFRSKGNFDVNTFARKYFDGGGHFNASGGRSTDSLEKTVNRFIKAVEENETLLQ, encoded by the coding sequence ATGAAGTCGATCGAGGAAATTAAACCTTTACTGGAAAATCCTAAGAAAGTGGTAGTAACGATGCATCAGAAACCTGATGCGGACGCAATGGGATCTTCACTGGCATTATACCACTATCTGGTACAAAAAGGCCACCAGGTGACTGTAATATCTCCTACCAATTTTCCGGATTTTTTAAAATGGATGCCCGGAGCAGATAGCGTGATTGATTTTGAGTCTTCTACCGACAAAGCACTGGAAGCACTGAAAGGTATTGAACTGCTATTCTGTCTGGACTTCAACGCGTTATATCGCACCAAAAATCTGGCGCCTCACCTGGAAAATCTCAACTGTGTCAAAATACTGATTGATCATCACCTGGAGCCTCATCCCAGTTTTGATTACGGTGTCAGCGATACTTCCGCCAGTTCAACTGCACAGCTGGTTTATGAAACCATCTACAAGCTGGGAGACGAGCGGTTGATCAATCTGAACATCGCCGAGTGCATCTACGCTGGAACGGTAACAGATACCGGCTCCTTCCGTTTTGCCTCTACTACTGCCCGTGTTCACCGGATGGTAGCAGACCTGATGGATAGAGGATTGAAACATGAACTGATCCATCAGGAAATATATGATAACTTCCTGGAAAACCGCCTCCGCTTCCTGGGCCACAGCCTCCTGAACCGGATGGAAGTATTCTATGAATATAATACGGCTATGCTCGCCATCCCTTATTCCGACCTGAAACGGTTTGACCTTCAGACCGGTGATACAGAAGGACTGGTGAATTTCCTGCTCTCTATTCAGGGTATTAAGATGGCTGCGCTGATCATTGACCGTAACTCAGAAGTGAAATTATCTTTCCGCTCGAAAGGAAACTTTGATGTAAACACTTTCGCCCGGAAATACTTCGACGGAGGCGGGCATTTCAACGCCTCTGGCGGTAGAAGCACCGATTCTTTGGAAAAAACAGTGAACCGATTTATTAAGGCAGTAGAAGAAAACGAAACACTTTTACAATAG
- a CDS encoding DUF2911 domain-containing protein produces MKTVKNFTASAAAMLLLYAGASVAQGIKMPAPSPGQTVKQDFALSNVELSYSRPVKKGRVIMGDVVPYNKVWRTGANSPTVITFGEDVKFGGVPVKAGKYGLLTIPGAKEWTVILSSSLDVNSPSMYKKENDIARVNVKPVALPASQESFTIDFEDVLESSMTLAISWEKVKVPVKITADINDKIVGQIEAAMAAPGDKKPYFQAAFYYLEHNLDINKAKTWIDQAAAQSPDAFWVFYQKARIYAKAKDVKGAKEAALKSIELAKAAKNDDYVALNNKLLATLK; encoded by the coding sequence ATGAAAACTGTTAAAAATTTCACAGCATCTGCCGCAGCCATGCTGCTGTTATACGCTGGTGCTTCTGTAGCGCAGGGAATCAAAATGCCAGCTCCCAGCCCGGGCCAGACTGTAAAACAGGACTTTGCTCTTTCCAATGTAGAGCTCAGCTATTCCCGTCCGGTAAAAAAAGGCAGGGTGATCATGGGTGACGTTGTTCCTTACAACAAAGTATGGAGAACCGGCGCCAATTCCCCTACCGTTATTACCTTCGGTGAAGATGTGAAATTCGGCGGAGTACCTGTGAAAGCCGGCAAATACGGACTGCTCACGATCCCCGGTGCCAAAGAATGGACCGTGATCCTCTCCAGCAGCCTCGACGTAAACAGCCCTTCCATGTACAAAAAGGAAAATGACATTGCCCGTGTTAATGTAAAACCAGTAGCACTTCCTGCATCTCAGGAAAGCTTCACCATCGACTTTGAAGATGTGCTGGAATCCTCTATGACACTGGCTATCAGCTGGGAAAAAGTTAAAGTGCCGGTAAAAATCACTGCCGACATCAACGACAAAATCGTAGGACAGATAGAAGCCGCCATGGCTGCTCCCGGCGACAAAAAACCATACTTCCAGGCTGCATTTTATTACCTGGAGCACAACCTGGACATCAACAAAGCCAAAACATGGATAGACCAGGCCGCTGCTCAGAGTCCGGATGCATTCTGGGTTTTCTATCAGAAAGCCAGAATCTATGCGAAAGCAAAAGATGTGAAAGGCGCCAAAGAAGCTGCTCTGAAATCCATCGAGCTGGCGAAAGCTGCTAAAAATGATGACTATGTAGCACTCAACAACAAGTTGCTGGCCACATTGAAATAA